The following proteins come from a genomic window of Melospiza melodia melodia isolate bMelMel2 unplaced genomic scaffold, bMelMel2.pri scaffold_28, whole genome shotgun sequence:
- the LOC134433907 gene encoding olfactory receptor 14I1-like: LLALADTWQLQLLHFCLLLGISLAALLGNGLIISAIACGHHLHTPMFFFLLNLALSDLGSISTTVPKAMHNSLWDTRNISYTGCAAQLFFFLFFLSVELSLLTIMCYDRYVSICK; this comes from the coding sequence ctgctggcattggcagacacatggcagctgcagctcctgcacttctgcctcttgctgggcatctccctggctgcgctcctgggcaacggcctcatcatcagcgccatagcctgcggccaccacctgcacacgcccatgttctttttcctgctcaacctggccctcagcgacctgggctccatcagcaccactgtccccaaagccatgcacaattcactctgggacaccaggaacatctcctacacaggatgtgctgcacagctctttttctttctgtttttcctctcagtagagctttctctcctgaccatcatgtgctacgaccgctatgtgtccatctgcaaa